The Solanum dulcamara chromosome 6, daSolDulc1.2, whole genome shotgun sequence genome contains the following window.
GTGTGCATTATGCACTTCAAAAAGTCTCTCTTCCTTTTGATGCGTCTGTAATAGCCTTTTGGGACGTGCAAACCCCTTTTCAGTAGAtgataaaaaaatgaaagatcTTTCTGTCATTAAAATTTAGTGAAGGTGCCTAGCTTCTTTGAATGTCCTGCTGATTGACTACATCATCTAGGGACAGGTCTCATCCCCAAAGAGAGGTCTTTCTTTATGGTTATAAAATCCGTTTGATTGAAAAGCAAGTTGATGATGCCATAAGTCAAACAGGCAGGTGAGGCGAGAAAAGGCAACATATCCTATACATTATTAAGGTCTTATTCCATTATTAGTAGCCAAATTTTTGGTTGGCTGATTCATGAAAGAACTTCCACATGTGCATCGGGGGACCTTTGATTAATAACATCTCTTTTTGATTGACCTCCTCCTTTCTTTAGTTCACAGGCACAAAGGTCAAACTTGATTGTAATGGAAGTTATTGAATGAATTTAATGATCTGCAATTCATCcattgtaaataatttttacttAGTGTTATTCTGTTGTGTGTCCTTCACTACTCTTTTCTCCTTGGCAGAGGCTATCAGGAGCATCTTTATTGATTTTTGCAAATAAGCAGGACATACAAGGTGCTCTTTCTCCAGATGAAATAGCCAAAGTAAGGATGCTTCTTGGTATATCTTAAAACTGTGTTGAATGAACATAAAGTGAAGTTCTTACAGTTGGAACTAGTAAGGATGCAATCTATGATGCTCTTCACAATTACATTGAAGGTCAAGCACAAACTGTTCTAATCATCTTGTAGCCAAGTAGGTTTGCACTGGTAATATGATTCGTACACGTTAAGAAATCTGAAGATCCAATTACAACGAAAATACTGAGAGATCAGGAGAGAAGCTTCTTTCTAGTGATGGTTAAGAAAGTATTACGTAATAGTTTCCAAATTACTTAAGTTGACTAGTAACCTTTTTCCACATAGATCtgcttctttctttcttccttttatGTATGGCCAATTATTCATAAAGTTGACATTCACAGAGAGGgcacataatttttttcttctgattCAGGTGCTTAATCTGGAGGCTATGGACAATAGTAGGCACTGGAGAATCGTGGGATGTAGTGCATACACCGGAGACGGGCTACTTGAGGGATTTGATTGGCTGGTACAAGACGTTGCATCACGAATCTATATGCTTGATTAAGTGAAGTTCACATTAAGATTTTGATTCCTGCAAGATGAccttttaaaaaactttttgaTATACCATTTGGAATACATTTGTGCATGTAAAGATATAAAAATCAtgttaggagcattttactaGTTACTGCTCATTTGTGCACTGCTCAAATTACCATTTGTGaggaaaattattttaagaccTTTTCCAATGTGCCCCAGTCTGTTGTAATTGTAGGAGGTTACACAAACTAGTAACTGTATCTCATACAATTCAAAGAAATGATGATACCATATATATCCTTAACCAATAAATTCTTCACAaattaatatttggaatatacaAGGATCGTTCTTGCTATGTAGAAATCCTTGATTACATAAAAGAAAAAGTATAACATctcaaaaaaagagaagaaaaaattaattgcGACACATACACTAAAGAAAGTTCCTTTAATCCTTTTCCAATACACTTTATTGATGGAATGCTTCTCCAGCATCCAATTTAATACACACGAAGTCAATGTGGAATATGAAATAATAGGAAGCGCCCAAAGGGTACAAAAATACAAACAATCTGAAAAGAatagatgaaaaaaatgagatatCGTGGAGCTACAAATATGAACGTGAGTACGTAACTCGTTTAGCTAACTGAAAGTGTTGATCACGCGTGCAGAGTCACTTGCATCACATATCAATACAGCCGGTCCTTGGTTGAGATGGCTTGCTAACTCTGGCTGGAGTTTACAGTACTCATTCTCGACAAAATTTGCAGCTTCTTCTGCTTTATCTGCTTCTACAAATGCAAGACAGCAGCCTCGGAATCCTGCACCACTGAACCTTGTCCCAAGAACACCAGGTGCCTTCAGAAGAACTTGATATAGCTGTATAAGTGGTTCACAACCTGAAATCATTGAAGTGAAGTGCAAGATTTGTTTATTCTTTGTGCTCAACATAAATTATCAAGAAAGCTATATATCGAAAACAATGAAATTAAGATATCAAGTAAGAAAATTAACACTTACCACACTCATAGTTTTGAATAGAACTTAGACCAGATGCCGTAATAAGCTCTCCGAATTCTTTAAGGTTTCCGGAAGCCCAAGCCTCAAGTCCTAAAACAGACCACACATGATGTTTAGTTATGAATGGACTTGTCCTAAAgctaaacataaaaataaaaggagtAAACATCTGTAAAGAATTATACCTTTCATAACTCTTTCATTTTCGGAGAAATAATGCTCTGCTCGTTTAGCTAGGTTGGCTTCTAATTTGCTCTGACAAGAAAATTCCAAATACATGGTATAAATACAATTGATCCATATAAATGAGAAGAAGAGTTTCACAAATATGTCACAAACGACATTTCTATAATGATGGTTGAGTAATTAAACAACCAATATTTACTTGTGGATTTTACCTTGTGGGCTTCAAAAACTTCTGGTGTAACTGCATAAACAACAGATTTGTTATCGACATCATCATTAAAGATGCATCACTATTTCAATGACAAACGCAGGCCAAGTATCCTACCGTTTGATAGAACAGGTTCCATCTCTTCATTCCCCGAAGCTCTAGAAGGTCAAAGTTAGAgtcagaagaagaaaaaaatacccTTAAGTCCCAGAAATGAGAGCTTTCATATTAAATCAATTAGATCTCATCGAAACTTCATCATGCTTCAATTGCATTCCGAAAATTCAATAAGATTTCAGGAAAGTCAAGAAGAAGGCTTGAAATTCAATCATTAAAGAATGTTCATTCTTTTGGTACATTTCCTTCAGGATTTAAATATAACATATTTTTCTTAATGGAGAGTGGCCTACATCTAGGATTTACTGTTCCAAGTCTTAGTATTCAATCAAATAACGGGCATGCATTCCATGACCATaacttgaaaaaagaaaaaaaaattgtcattcCAGGACGCAAGCTTCAATAGTAGGAAATTATCTTACTGCAACAGAATTTGTGCAGCCTCTTGACACTCTGCAACTCGCCGATTATATCCGGGATTTGTTGTCAATGCCTGTTTAAGACCTGAAAAGGCCAGCAATATCTTGTATGCATTACCTAACTCTCCTTCATGATTATTTTGCACCGTTGGCGGGTGTATCAGTTTGTGTTTTATGGTCTGCACATGTGGTCTATAATTGTCAGAGTTTTCCAGAGAACACAAAATCTGTATCAGAAGAAAACAACAAAAGATGCCATAATTTAAAACTGAAATCGTAACAAGCGAAAAGTTGGAGCAAAATGACATAAACGACAAAGCAAACCAACTCATTATGCAGTTTTGAATACTAACAAACTATTTCTACTTCTATGgccaatttttaaattttcctCTTTTCTTTCTTGCACATAGTTATGCTTGCTTACAGTTCCTATGTTTAATTATTTTGGGAGTGACGTCTAAACCCCTTTTAGACATCTCAAGAATATCGCAAGTTAAATGAGGAAGAGAAAGTATCAACAAACAAAAATTCAAGGGCAGGAAGAGCTTTCTAACGACTTCTTCTCAGAACTCAATTAACATAAAAGATTATTTGATAAGTCAACCACTTATTGTGTGGAATAAAACGCATCACCTTGCAGTTCATGAAGGTCAAACAGCCACAGCTTGATAACAATATTGCAGACTGATCCAATATCCCATTTTTCAGACCTAAATATTCGTTCTCAATCAGCCTGCACACAACAAAAGTAACAAGAGATTCATACCAAAATAATGTCAAGAAGTGAACAAGTAGGATCCAGAGCATGTTTACATAAAAAGATATACAGAAACCTAAACATACAAATTAAGCATTTTCCTCTAATTTTTGGGTCTTCTCTAATAAAAACTTATCAAATAAAGTGATGCATTAAGGGTCTATTTGGAAACCCACCCGGTAATtggaattggtgtaattactagGGTAGTAATTATCAGACTAGTAACTACATAACTTAGAGCcagtttggattgacttttgacttttgacttataagccaaagtcataagttagaaattctaacttatgacttttggcttatttttaccattttaactTAAAACTAAGTGCTTATATGCACTTTTTTAATACCCAAACACTCTAAAagtgcttataagttgtttttcttaaaaacagtttaaataagccaatccaaatagGCTCTTAGTAATTACAATGACCTGTTTGTTTGCCACAATGTAATTATAAGTTTACCGTTTGGTTGCACAAGTGTAATCAcaaggttatattaaattttaaaaataaaagttaattatctaaaattaaaaatttatattagacaaataagggccgttataaatgatattaaattaaatatttaagatatatattatcttttgaaatatattaATCAATAAACCTAcgttcttaactaatattataaaaaataattgatttatattttttaaattagtatattttaattacattaatcatacaaacaaaaaataggagatttcatgtttgacaaaaatattaatattacaaatataatttcataaaaattatttttataaacattTGATAAAAAGATAATCTATCAAGTCTAACTAAAAGATAAATGGCTtacaatgtgaaatatcaagtcaatactactaaaacaaatgaaactgaatataacataagttctaaattcaaaacaaaaaatttaacataatattgctcttatgtcaaatttcaacataacgtacataaatatgatttaaaagaaaaaaaacgtaAGGATTGCAAGGGGACAAGAATACTAAATTCTTCCAAAGGATTGCAAATGTTCACAAGAGAGCCAATCATATTGATAAACTGGTGGTGGAAGGTAATGAATTAACAGAAGCAATAGATATCAAGAGGGAGATGATTTCTTTCTACAAGAAGCTGTACTGTGAGAGTTAAAGCTGGAGACCTTCTTAGAACACAAATCCTTGTCCAGTGATCAACAGGGAGGAACAACAAGATTTACAGAAGccttttgaagaagaagaggtcCTAAAGGGGGGCTCAAGGCTTGTGCTTTAGACAAGG
Protein-coding sequences here:
- the LOC129891252 gene encoding galacturonokinase isoform X1, translating into MGVFSGHWPSESELDKIRKKVAELSDRDAQEVRVVVSPYRICPLGAHIDHQGGTVSAMTINKGILLGFVPSDDTQVTLQSGQFEGEVWFRVDEVQLPKHMYNTNGLTEQMDSSTPREECKWGNYARGAIYALQSRGNNLKTGITGFICGSEGLDSSGLSSSAAVGIAYLLAFESANGLEVSPTENIEYDRLIENEYLGLKNGILDQSAILLSSCGCLTFMNCKILCSLENSDNYRPHVQTIKHKLIHPPTVQNNHEGELGNAYKILLAFSGLKQALTTNPGYNRRVAECQEAAQILLQASGNEEMEPVLSNVTPEVFEAHKSKLEANLAKRAEHYFSENERVMKGLEAWASGNLKEFGELITASGLSSIQNYECGCEPLIQLYQVLLKAPGVLGTRFSGAGFRGCCLAFVEADKAEEAANFVENEYCKLQPELASHLNQGPAVLICDASDSARVINTFS
- the LOC129891252 gene encoding galacturonokinase isoform X2, whose protein sequence is MGVFSGHWPSESELDKIRKKVAELSDRDAQEVRVVVSPYRICPLGAHIDHQGGTVSAMTINKGILLGFVPSDDTQVTLQSGQFEGEVWFRVDEVQLPKHMYNTNGLTEQMDSSTPREECKWGNYARGAIYALQSRGNNLKTGITGFICGSEGLDSSGLSSSAAVGIAYLLAFESANGLEVSPTENIEYDRLIENEYLGLKNGILDQSAILLSSCGCLTFMNCKTIKHKLIHPPTVQNNHEGELGNAYKILLAFSGLKQALTTNPGYNRRVAECQEAAQILLQASGNEEMEPVLSNVTPEVFEAHKSKLEANLAKRAEHYFSENERVMKGLEAWASGNLKEFGELITASGLSSIQNYECGCEPLIQLYQVLLKAPGVLGTRFSGAGFRGCCLAFVEADKAEEAANFVENEYCKLQPELASHLNQGPAVLICDASDSARVINTFS